The proteins below are encoded in one region of Gambusia affinis linkage group LG07, SWU_Gaff_1.0, whole genome shotgun sequence:
- the ip6k2b gene encoding inositol hexakisphosphate kinase 2b, whose amino-acid sequence MRMSPALEALMQADGTPYSGKGVMLEPFIHQVGGHSCVLRFGEQTICKPLIPREHQFYKNLPLEMRKFTPQYKGVVSVSFEEDEEGNLCLIAYPLHSESVDLENKDPSADCQEPKSKMLKWSNKKQSPLLLEKENYSKDRARNSRKEDKIMSYNRDEVQQPEVLYFSLEKGNVVSQIKHNPWSQKCHQQQLQRMKENAKHRNQYKFILLENLTWCYRVPCVLDLKMGTRQHGDDASEEKKANQIRKCQQSTSASIGVRLCGMQVYQSDSGQLMFMNKYHGRKLTLAGFKEALYQFFHDGRRLRHELLTPVLRRLREMQAALEACESYRFYSSSLLIIYDGDPPRTPARPRHRGGEEGDEDEPSDEEEEEEGEEEGAFGFPRSSSTSAAGGLSGGGGSRSSHGAEEASSPEVDVRMIDFAHTTCRHYGEDSVVHEGQDSGFIFGLQNLITIISQLEEHSTD is encoded by the exons ATGAGGATGAGTCCCGCTTTGGAAGCCCTCATGCAGGCGGACGGGACTCCCTATTCGGGGAAGGGGGTTATGCTTGAGCCCTTCATACACCAGGTGGGAGGCCACTCCTGCGTACTGCGCTTCGGGGAACAGACGATATGCAAACCCCTCATCCCCCGGGAGCATCAGTTCTACAAAAACCTGCCTCTGGAGATGAGGAAATTCACCCCTCAATATAAAG GTGTTGTGTCGGTTAGTTTCGAAGAAGACGAGGAGGGAAACCTGTGCCTCATCGCGTACCCTCTCCATAGCGAATCTGTGGACTTGGAAAACAAAGACCCTTCGGCGGACTGCCAAGAACCCAAGAGCAAGATGCTGAAGTGGAGCAACAAGAAGCAGTCCCCGTTGCTGCTGGAGAAGGAAAACTACAGCAAAGACAGAGCTCGAAACAGCAGAAAAGAGGACAAAATCATGAG TTATAATCGTGATGAGGTCCAGCAGCCTGAGGTTTTGTACTTCAGCTTGGAGAAAGGCAACGTGGTGTCGCAGATCAAACACAACCCATGGAGTCAGAAGTGTCACCAACAGCAATTACAGAGGATGAAGGAAAACGCAAAGCATCGCAACCAATACA AATTCATTCTGTTGGAAAACCTGACGTGGTGCTACAGAGTCCCGTGTGTGTTAGATTTAAAGATGGGGACCCGTCAACATGGAGACGATGCttcagaggagaagaaagccaATCAGATCCGGAAGTGTCAACAGAGCACATCAGCATCTATTGGAGTGCGGCTCTGTGGGATGCAG GTGTACCAGTCAGACTCCGGCCAGCTAATGTTCATGAACAAGTACCACGGGCGAAAGCTGACCCTTGCTGGTTTCAAGGAGGCTCTCTACCAGTTCTTCCACGATGGCCGCCGCCTTCGTCACGAGCTGTTGACCCCGGTTCTGCGCCGGCTTCGGGAGATGCAGGCCGCCCTGGAGGCCTGCGAGTCCTACCGCTTCTACTCCAGCTCGCTGCTCATCATCTACGACGGCGACCCTCCCAGGACTCCTGCCAGACCCAGACACCGAGGAGGGGAGGAAGGCGATGAGGATGAGCCAtctgatgaagaagaagaggaggaaggcgAAGAGGAAGGAGCATTTGGATTCCCTCGCTCTTCCTCCACCAGTGCAGCCGGTGGTCTGTCTGGTGGCGGCGGCAGTCGCTCCTCGCATGGAGCAGAAGAGGCCAGCAGCCCCGAAGTGGACGTGCGCATGATTGACTTTGCTCACACCACATGTCGGCACTACGGAGAGGACAGTGTGGTCCACGAAGGCCAAGACAGCGGCTTCATCTTCGGCCTCCAGAATCTGATCACCATCATCTCTCAGCTGGAGGAGCACAGCACTGACTGA